The segment GGCAGGGTGCGCGCGTCGGGGAGCACGGCCTCCATGCGCAGCGCCGGCAGCGCGAGCGCCAGAAGCAGGGCGCTGCACGAGCCCGCGGTCAGCACGGGGCGGCGCATCGAGAGCTCGGCGATCCGCGCCCAGAACCGGCTCGGGCCGAAGACCACCACGCGCCCTACACGCAACCGGTTCACGTTCGGGCCGAGCCAGGCGAGCAGCGCCGGCAGCAGCGCGAGCGACCCCACCACCGCGGTCGCCACCGCGAGCAACCCCCCGAACGCAATGCTGCGCAGCAGCGGCACCGGCACGATCAGGAGCACCAGCAGGCTCACCATGACGGTCCCGCCCGAGACCCACACCGCCCGGCCGGCGGTGTCGAGCGTGGTGGCCACCGCGTCGGCCAGGTCGATCGTGCGTTCGAGCTCCTCGCGGAAGCGCTGCACGATCAGGAGCGCGTAGTCGATCGACAGACCGAGACCGAGGAACGAGCTGACGCTCAGCGCGAAGATCGAGATCTCCGTCGCGCCGGCGAGCCCGCGCGTGACCGCGGCCGAGCTCGCGAGCGAGAAGGCGCCGATCGCGATCGGCAGCGCCGCCGCCACGACGCTGCGGAAGAAGATCAGCGTGAACAGCGCCGCGAACGGCACCGCCCACAGCTCCGCGCGCGCGACGTCGCGGTTTGCGACCTCCTGCGCCAGGCTCTCGGCGGGAATCCGCCCGCCGAGCGGCGCCCCGGGGAAGATCTCGCGGAACTGCGGCGCGAGTCGCGCGAACGTCGCGACCTGCTCCGCCTGTGAGCCGCGCAGGTCGACGAGAAGCAGGGTGCGGCGGCCGTCGCGAGAGACCAGTGAGTCCAGGCCCGTGTCGAAGACCGACGTGATCGCAGCGACGCCCGGGTCCTCGGCCAGACGCTCCGCGCCGTCCAGCACGACGGCCGCGAAGGCCGAATCGCGCACGTCCCCGTCGCTGCGTTCCAGCACGGCGATCACGTCCGGCGCGCCGAGCCGAAGCCGCGTGGTCAGGCTCTCCGCCGCGCGGTGCGACTCACTGCCCGGCACCTCGAGCCCGCCCGCGCTCAGGTAGCGCGCGGCGCTCGCGCCGTAGAGCCCGCCCGCGAGCGACGCCAGCGCGAACGCCAGCACCACGGAGCGCGGCCGAGCGCTCACCCGGCGCGCAAAGCGTGTGAAGAGGGAGTTCGCGATCGCCGAATCCTACCGCGCGCCGGTGCGCCGCGCCGGGTTTCGCGGACCGAACTCCACTTCACGCGGGCCCGTCGGCGCCACCCGGGGCTGCGGGTCGAGGCGCTCTGGCTCGGCGACTCAGTGACTCTCCCCCCAAGCATCCCAGTCCTCGCGCAGCTCGGGCAGCTTGGACCGGTCGGCGACGACTTCGCCCGCGAGGATCGGGCGGAGCGGGTCGTTCTCGAGGATTTCGCCTGCCGTGGCGATGCCGCTGCGCAGGACGCCGGAGATGCCGGGGCCCGACGGCGTGCTGGCGCCGGTGAGGAGCAGGCTCTCGATCTCGGTGCGGGGGCCGACGCGAATGGGAGCGGCCCGGCTGCGCGAAGTCTCGATTCCGTAGCAGTTGCCGCCGGTGGAGTGAGTGAAGCGCTCCTGGCTGATCGGGGTGGCGGCCTCCTGCCGGAGAGGTCGCGCCGACCCGACCCCGCGAGAGCCCGGACTCTCTCACTTCGCAAAGCATTCGGTCTCGGACCACGGGCCTCTTGCTCGCGGGCGCCGCGGGTCCGCGGCGCGAGTTGGGCTAATTCTCTCCGCGGGAGGCGGAGACGCGATTGGCGGGCGCTCGAGCGAGACGACGCGGAGCGAGGGGGGGCGCGGACGCCTCGCGCGCGGGGCGAGTGGCGGAGCTCGCGTCTTCGCGGTGGCTCGTGTTCGGCGTCTGCGCGGCGCTGTTCCTGCTGCTGGCGCTGCGCTTCTACGACCACACCGTCGACGACGCGTTCATCAGCTTCCGCTACGCGCTGAACCTGGTCGACGGACACGGGCTCGTGTTCAATCCCGGCGAGCGGGTCGAGGGCTACACCAACTTCCTATGGGTGCTCTGCGCGAGCCTCTCGCTTGCGGCCTCCTTCGATCCCGAGCTGGCGTGCCGCTGGCTCGGGCTTGGTGCGTCCGTGGCGTCGATCGCGGCGACGGTGCGATTCGGGCC is part of the Deltaproteobacteria bacterium genome and harbors:
- a CDS encoding MMPL family transporter, translated to MSARPRSVVLAFALASLAGGLYGASAARYLSAGGLEVPGSESHRAAESLTTRLRLGAPDVIAVLERSDGDVRDSAFAAVVLDGAERLAEDPGVAAITSVFDTGLDSLVSRDGRRTLLLVDLRGSQAEQVATFARLAPQFREIFPGAPLGGRIPAESLAQEVANRDVARAELWAVPFAALFTLIFFRSVVAAALPIAIGAFSLASSAAVTRGLAGATEISIFALSVSSFLGLGLSIDYALLIVQRFREELERTIDLADAVATTLDTAGRAVWVSGGTVMVSLLVLLIVPVPLLRSIAFGGLLAVATAVVGSLALLPALLAWLGPNVNRLRVGRVVVFGPSRFWARIAELSMRRPVLTAGSCSALLLALALPALRMEAVLPDARTLPAGSDVRRVDALLADPNVFDPSGASAVQVVVRTNGPVQEPANLRLVQEYLAALRGVTGVSEVRTPLAWLGDGGGTAGEPPRREALELQLARTVDRDLALVTAQGTDAWRSAGAGATVSAIRALAHPGLEVEVGGPTALLVDIRSTLKSYGALVALLVVAWNLIVLFAAFRSVLVPVKAVIMNALSLAASYGLLVLVFQDGHLSGLLDFEPPGGIEATIPLIMAAVVFGLSMDYEVFLLSRIREEFLLDGDNTRSIVAGLSATGRTISSAALILLVVIGAFAAGDLIYVKEIGVGMAGAITVDVTLVRALLVPATMRMLGRWNWWAPRWLGGGGATALGGEAEARRSVRSG